Within Rhinolophus ferrumequinum isolate MPI-CBG mRhiFer1 chromosome 14, mRhiFer1_v1.p, whole genome shotgun sequence, the genomic segment CCCCCACCCCGAGAGCCCAGAGGCCCCCCCCCACCTGTCGGTCTGCACAGGGCTCCTGTGGGCTGACCCTGTTGGCACCAGGGGGACTAAGTGATTTTCCTGGATTTCAAGGATTTTTTCCCTGTCACTGGTGACCTCATCGTCTCTAGTAATTCACGGAAACTTCTTAACCGTTCCAAAAGAGcttaaaaaacactaaaaaaggaaaaactatctTTCCGTTGGCTCCTGAGCCCTCCCGGCAGAGGCCTGCCTTGGGCGGGCGGCAGGCCCCACGCACAGGGCGGGGTGTGCACCGTGGGGTCCTGGCCCCTGGGTTCCTTGCGCCAGGAAGGGGGTGGAGCCAACCCTAGCCCGTTTGTGGGAGGGGCCAGGGAGGTGCCCGCAGCAGCTGCTTGTCCCCCAGCTCTCCAGCTCCTGCTCAAGGACCCAGCCCCCGCTGTCCGCATGAAAGCTGCCGAGACCCTGGGCCGCCTGGTGAAGTTCGCCTGAGGCTCCCACAGGAGGCGCAGTACCAGCCCCGGGTCTGGCCTCGCGGCCCACGGAGCTGCCTGGGCCCCCTGCAGGGGACCGAGGGCCTGGCTGCCTCCAGGAAGCTGCTGGAGACCACGCAGGGAGGAGCAAGTCTGTGACCCAACTTTGCTTCCAATAAAGCCACTCGCTGCTCAGGTGACCTGGGGGTGCAATTGACAGGCCTTGCCTTGTGGGACAGGTCAGCTGGtcaaccccccccccacacacacacacattgggaaGATTGAGTGAGGTGTGGGGGGTAGCCTGTGAGGAACCCCACTTCAGGAAGGTCACACCACCAGTCAGGGAGAAAACAAGTCAGGAGAAAACACCTCTATTGAGGGTCCCGCACCCACCGTCCCAGAGCTGGCCCAGGCCTAGGTGAAGAGGCGGACGGTGCCATCAGCCCCCGAGGAGAAGACCCACggctgggtggggtggaaggCCACGTCCAGTACGCCCAAGTCGCGGGTCAGCGTGTGTCCCCTCAGCACCTTCACGGGCACGAGCAGCGGGTTCTGCAGCAGGTCGCTGTGGGACAGGGGAGGGCTCGCTCAGCCAGGGCAGCACAGTGTGGGGAGGGGGGGCGGGTGTCCCGCACTCACTTGTATACCATCCCGTGGCAGACAATGACACTGCCGTCGTCAGAGCCAGACGCGAAGAGTGGGTAGCGGGGGTGGAAGGCCACGGCCCGCAGAGCCTTCTTGTGgtgcctggggggagggggaacctGAGTCGGGGtgcgggtgggggcggggaggaggacgGGACAGACACACGCTGCGCCTCACCTCAGCACTCTGTAGGGCTTGGTGGAAAGGTCCAGGTCGAACCACACCAGCTTGCTGTCATAGCTGCCGCAGATGAGGTTGTCCCCTGCGGGCACGTGGAGATGGGGATCTACCGGCCTCGCCCACTGGCCCCACCCCAGGGTGCGCCCGTACCAGCTCTCACCTGCAGGGTGCACAGCCAGGCTGGACACCCACTTGCAGTTGGGAAGCAGCTTTTTGGTGAGCTCCTGGCGCAGTAGATGGTACAGACGCACGCTGCGCTGGGAGGCCACGAGCAGGAAGGGCCGGGCGGGATGGAAGGCCACGCACTGCACCTGCCCATGGCTGCGGCGGAAGGGGCTCTGGCTGCGGCGCCGGCTCAGCTGGTGGATCAGCACCTGGCTGTGGCCCTGGGTGGCCAGCACCACGGCCATGTAGTCCCCGCGCCCGTGCCAGGTCACCTGTGTCACAGGCTGcaggaggtggggctggctgaGAGGGGTCTTGTCTGCTGGCCCCtaggccccacccccacatccccCACCTTACCACAGATGCACAGGCACAGCCAGCggccccctgccccacccccatgcaTCCCACCTTGTCATGGCAGATGCGCAGCCGCAGGCCCGCCTGGCGCTCCCCCTCTGAGGCTTCCAGCCAGCGGGCGGGCTGTACAGCGGGCTCCTCCGGTGGGGTGAAGGCATCCAGCAGTTGGTCTGTGCTGCCCACCGCCAGATGGTCCCCCAGTGCCGGGTTCAGCAGCAGCACTGCGTCCTCCCTACAGGCCAGAGCTACATGTGGCCCCCCGCAGACACGGccgccctgccccccccccacctcacACTTACACGGCCACAGCCACCAGGCACATGGTCGGGTGGGGGTTCCAGGCAACACTCTTCACCACGCCCCCCACGGGCACAGTCTTCATGCAGCGGGCAGTGGCCACCTCCCAGAGCCGCACGGAGCCATCATCTGAGCCTGGACACAGCAAACCCTCAGCGCCTGCCTTCCcgcgccacccccacccccacgctggGACTGCCCCCATCTCAGGCCCACCTGAAACCAGCCACTGGCCCCCCGGAGAGACGCTAAGGCAGCGGACAAGGTCACCGTGGCCCCTATAGACCTGCAGAGAAGAGACAGTGAGGGGCCGGGCACCCAAAGTAGGGTGCCCCCCATCCCACCCACCTGCTTACCAGGGCCTGGCACGTGGGGAAAGGCTGCAGGTCCCGTGGCCGAGGAAGTTTGGGGATGAGGTCTTCAGGGTCCACGTTGACCTGGGACAGGAGAGCATTCGgtcactgccccccaccccatgctcCACCCAACAACGCTTTTACCCCACGTACCCGCATCTTGCGCTGCCGTGGGCACAGGTAGAGGTCCAGGCAGCGCTCGAAGCGCTCCTGGATGAAGCGGTGGTAGGCGGGCACCGCCCGCAGGCTCGGGAATCTGTGTGGCAGGAAGTTGAGCTTCCGCTCACTGGGCTCCTGCTGCTCCCACGCCAGGCGCTGTGGACACAGTGGTGAGCTGGGGGCATGCAGCGGGCACCCAGACCCCCACCTGGGCCAGACCCACCTCCTCCTCGCTCAGCAGGTACTCAGGGGGTGGGTTGTAGGACTCGGCATGGCCAGGCAGAGCCAGCTTGGGAGCTGGCACGTGCATCCTGTGACGTCCCAGCACAGCGTTGGGGTCCTCCTGCGCCCACAGATCAtagaagctgggggtggggtcccGGGGCCGGCGAGGCTGTAGCCAGCCCATCTTGATGGCGTGCACCATGCGAGACACCTGCACAGACAGGTGGTTCAGGGCGGGCAGTGCCCACGCTGCGAGGGGGGGGCACCTGGAGGAGGGGCACCCACCTTTTCCTTCTCCACCAGAGATGGGATAAAGCTGCGCTTGTCGGCAGGGCGGTTGGTCACCGGGTGGATCATGAGATCCCCGCTGAAGAAGTCCACAGCAGGCTGGGGGAGCAAGCACTGTGTGTGGGCCAAGGCCCCCAGGGTCCCCAGGAGCCCCCGAGCCGCCAGTGCCACCTACCTCATATGGGTCAAAGCTCACGTCCCCAAACTGGCCCCTCTGCAGCCGCTGCACCAAGGCCACCTGCTCGTCAGTCAGCCGAATGTCATGCCCGGTCATCCGGTCCTGCACTGTGCGCCTGGGGGTACGCCCATCAGAGCCGTTGGCCCCGCCCTCGGCCCCGCCCCTCCACCAAAGGAGGCACCACCAGGCTCACCAGTAGTCAGGGTCGTCCATTCTGTCCAGGAACTGGTCCAGCTCGTCCCGGGTGCGCACGGGCTTATAGATGCGCCTGCCATCCAGGTCGTAGCCCACGTGCGGGAAGTCGTCATACCACTCCAGGGGCACGTTGCCCACCGTGTTCCGCACATCCTGGGACAGCGGGCCAGCATGTCAGCCCTGGACACCCACTGTGCCCACCCCTCCCTTCAAGCCGCCCAGGACAAATGAGGGGGAAGCGTGAGAGCCAAGGGACTGTCCTCGACGCTGCATCCAGGCACCCCGACACGTGCCCTAGCCCTGGGGTGTGACGTGGCGTGGTGgcgctgtcccccacccccccacccccccgcggCCCTCAGAGGCGCCGGAGCTGCACCTTCACATTTTCCACTGAAGTGGTGCCAACCCCACAGCCTCCCCCAGATTCCTTGGCCAGGGCCCTGGGCAGCCACAGACAGGGGTGAGCTCATCGCCGCGGGCTCCCCCCCCTGGCGGGGGCCTTAGGCAAAATTGGGTAGCCACAGGCAGGGACTCAGGGAGGACCCGCCAACCCACTCCAAGGGGGCAGAAGCCACTGCATTCTGCCCTGCAGGCATTCGAGGCCCCCCCAGGGTCCCCTCccaacacccccaccccatccccgaCGGGCAAAGCAGCCAAATTCCTGGACGAGGCCCCTGCCAGCCACCACCCTCCCTCCGCCCAGCATGGAGACTGCTGCCCAGGCAGCCGCTTCCTGCAACAGTAGCCacagggggaggggcccagatGAGAGAGCACAGCTGGGAGCCCAAGGCCCCCTTGCGGCAGGACGGGACCCCCTGGGCTCTGCCGCCTGCACCTGCCCGCCCCAAGACCAGCTCGCCGTGGTCCTCCTAGCGGGCACGCCCCCTGTGCCCCACCCACTGCTAGGAATGCCTCTCCTCCCCCCCAATGGGGGCAAGGGGTCGCCAATGCCCCCCCCCAGCGTGGTCATCACTGAATTGGACAgatcctgggggagggggcagtggcaGAGGAGTGGGGAGGTTTCTCTAGAGCAAGGGTGCGGGCATGAACTGGGACTGGGGGGAGGGTTCCAGGCAGAGGGTACAGCTTGTGCCAGGCCTGCAGGATGCAGCTGATGCTGGGAGGGGCAGGTGCAGGGCAGACAAGCTATGCCACCAGGTGGCTCCAGGCATAAGTGGGGGTCGCTGCAGGGGCTGGGGCTAATCTCCAGCCCCTCAAGGCTCCTCTGTGCCCCCCTTCCCTCCGCCTGGCACAGAAGGTCCAAGTGTACATGAGAGGGAGACACAGACAGGGTGTGGCTAGGCGTCCCGGCCAGAGCAGCTGGGTTAACTTGGTTATGCCAGAGAAGGCTGGGATCATGGGTACCCTTTGACCCTCCTGCCCCCTGCTGAAGGAGAGGGGGGCTGCACAGCTCTAGAACCACACAGAAGGGGGCTCCCACTTCTCCCGCATGCCCAGAGACAGCAAGATGCTCCAGGCCCCTTCAGCATGGCGCGAGAAGGCAGAGGGACGCAGGGCCCCTGCTCCAGCGGCCTCCAGGGGCTGGGAGGCGGGGAGGAGGGCGGGCCGGCGCGGGGGAGGGGCTGCTGCCGCTATAAAGGCCCGGCCCGCGGCCCCGCTCCAGCCCGGGACGCACACGTGCGCGCGGCGCCGCAGCCGCCACCGCGGGCGCCCCAGACCCGCGCCTCCCCGGCCCGGGCGCCCGCCCGGCGGCATGCGCTGCGCGCGGCGGAGCTGACGGCGCGCCCGCCGGCCTGTGTCTTTCGCCATGCTGCGCTCCGCGCCGCCAGGCCGCTACCTGTACCCCGAAGTGAGCCCGCTGTCGGAGGACGAGGACCGCGGCAGCGAGAGCTCGGGCTCCGACGAGAAACCCTGCCGTGTGCACGCGGCGCGCTGCGGCCTCCAGGGCGCCCGGAGAAGGGCCGGGGGCAGGCGGGCGGGGGGCGGCCCGGGCCCCGGGGGGCGGCCGGGCCGGGAGCCGCGGCAGCGGCACACGGCGAATGCACGCGAGCGGGACCGCACCAACAGCGTGAACACGGCCTTTACGGCGCTGCGCACGCTCATTCCCACCGAGCCCGCAGACCGCAAGCTCTCCAAGATCGAGACGCTGCGCCTGGCCTCCAGCTACATCTCGCACCTGGGCAACGTGCTGCTGGTGGGCGAGGCCTGCGGCGACGGGCAGCCGTGCCACTCGGGGCCCGCCTTCTTCCACGCTGCGCGCGCCGGCAGCCCACCGCCGCCCCCCGCCCGCGACGGTGAGAACGCCCAGCCCAAGCAGATCTGCACCTTCTGCCTGAGCAACCAGAGAAAGCTGGTGAGTGTCGGCGGGGCGTCCAAGGGCAGGGACCAAGGAGGACACGGTACCCCACCTCTGCATCAGCCCTGCAGCCCTCACCTGTGGGCAGAGGACAGAGACCCCCAGCAACACCTGTAACCCAACTGCGAGGTCCGAGGGAGGGAGCACACGGAGGGCGTGGCTGGAGCAGGAAGGGTAGGGCCTTCATAGGGCCTGCTCCCATGAGTCCCCAGGACACAGGTTCCATGGGGACCAAAGGGCCACCCGGGACCAGCTGAGggtctgggaggcaggcagggcagaCACCAACTTGGAAGAAGCTGGGAGACCAGACCAGGTTGGTTCAAACGACTCTGGCACACCCCTGCCCCCATAGGATGGGGACTGGGGAGGGGCAGTGAGGCAATAAGAGCACCCCAGAGTGTGCCCAACCACAGCCCCTGTCTGAGGCTTATCAGGCACCTGCCATCCCTCCCCTGGCACCGGCCTCGGCCCGTGAACTCAGAACTGGCAGTGGCCCTGGGGCCCGAAGGCAGGAGGCTGGCAGGAGACTTGGGGGCTGGGAGACAGGGCCACGGGCTGGGACGCTGGCCGGCTGTGATTTACAGCTCCTGCTGTGCGTGGTGGCACCGGAAAAGCAGGGTGAGCAGGGAGAAAATACGGCGCAGCTTTTCCCAATCCCCACTTCCTCTCCAGACAGCACGCACGAGCTCCTGGGGCCTGAACATCTgggaaatttaattttacaatttcGGCTGTGCAGCAGTGTGTACTCTCCTCCCCAAGTGCACGGGGAAGCGGGGTGAGCGCGAAAGGGGGTGCTTCCAGTGCCTGCCGCCTGAGCCTGCGGGAGGGAAGCCCAGAGGCGCGGGCTGGCACTGGGTCTCCACCCAGGCCCTGACACTGCCCTCCCCTCTGCAGAGCAAGGACCGTGACAGAAAGACAGCCATTCGGAGTTAGAGACCGTGCCGCTGGGCCGGCCTCGGAGAGCCCCCACGGACCTGACTCGGGCACAGGCCTCCCGGGAGGGCGCCCACCAGGCCTGCTCGCCTCCGGCTAGGAGTGGGccgatggacagacagacaggcggCGGCAGGACTCTGAGCTGGCCACAGCACTTGCCCAGGCCCACTGGAACTTTCCTGCTGGCTTCCTACCTGGGTTTTCTTCTGGTCACTACGCGCTGGCATCTTGTGTCTTTGATATGATAATATAAAGTCATGaaattttgtataattaaaaacaaaacaatatcttCCAACTGTGGAAGCACACTGTCCTCTGGCTAGGTCCAGAATCCAGCCTGAGCCCACTCTCCCACCCCTCGGGCTGTCTCCTTTCATGTCCTGTCCTCCCTGGGCCGGAGGCACCCCAGTTCTCAGGGAAGGCCCCCACTTTCCAGGCCTCAGCGCCATCCCTCTCAGGCCCAGGGCAGTGAGGGGCCTTCCAGGAAACTGTGCCCTGGGGGCCGAAGGAGCCCAGCAAGGGCAGAGGAGGGCAGGAGTGGGCCACATGGCAGGACCGGGCGGGATACAGCCAGCCCTGGGTGGGGGAGAGGTCCTGCCCCGCTTGGGCACTGCCTGGAACCTGGGCGCCCGAGGCGGTAAGGAGGGCATGGCTCGCAGCACCCCCATGCCGGACCTCAGGGCCTTGGCACGTTAGCCTCTGCCTGCGGCGCCCCGAGAAGCGGAATGATGGGGGAGCTGAGCAAGGGGCACTGCCTGACAGAGTGGATTCCCAGGCCTGAGGGGCAGGGtctgagggcaggggccaggtgGCAGCCACCAGCATGCACCCCTGGGGTCACACCCCTGTTGGGCttgccctgccccagccctgcactCAGCCCCTTGCGGCACTGCCCACACTGGGAGGACCCTGGCCACCTACCATGGcacccacccaactcccccaaaaGCCCCTCTGCCTGTGAGGAGGTTAGTTCAGGCCCCTCCCCAAGCTGTACACAGCTGGCTCACCATTAAAATCCTGCAGGTGACAGTTATAGTTACGCGGCGTGAGCTCCGCGGGCACAGCAGAGAAGAAAGGCGGGGGCAGCCCTGTGTgggccacctccccccaccaaccCAGGCGGCCAGCAGCCTGACTTCCGGCCAGCCAGCCGGTGAGGAATGGCTAAAGGCGCCAGGTGCCAGCACTGGGCCCTCCCAGCCCTCACTGCAGGCTCAGGCCCCCACTGACGCGCCCTCTTGGGCCCCCGGGGAGCAGCCAGGTGCTGAGGCCCACGTGGGCACCCCAACGGGGCAGGGCAAGAGCTGCCCCCTCCTCTGCACTGCCGGGCTCCAGGGAACCTCGAGGCAGGAAGTGGTGGTGTAATTTTGGAGGAAATTCTCAAAGCCAGAGCCATTAAGGGCGAGAGGGGGGCTGTGTCCAATCTGATAGAAATATAACAGGATAAAAAGTCACAGCGGCAGGTCCCACTCAGAGAAACCCAACCCCAAATTTCCTCTCCTTAATCCTGCAGGAGCCTACAGCTGGccgagggaggggaggagggggcaagCTCGGTCACTGCAgtagcccccacccctgcctgcctgGGGAGCCAGGGGCTGTGGGGGTCCAGCTGAGGGCTGAGAAAAGCACCCCTTCCCCTCCTGGGACCCCAGGACACTGGGGGAGGTGTCGGCAAGCAGGTGTCCCAGGGTCTCCAAGGCGGCCTCTGCTCCACTGGGCAGCCTGCGGTTCTAAGGGAGGCTCCGGGGCCCACCTGCCCCTCACCCACTGACCTCACATTTCCAACCTGGGCCTGGACTGGGGGTGCAAACATCCCTCATGAGGATGAGGTACCCAAGAGGATGGGTACCCGTGTGGGCACGTACCTCACAGTCACGGAGTGGCCCTGGCTAGTTGCGGGCagacaggaaggggtggggggcatgCACAGAGTAAGGCCTGAGAGGGAGGTGGACAGGCGGGGCAGGCTGGAGGGGTGCAGGCATCGAGGACCCTTGCCTGGAGCCCAGCGCAGGAGGGGAGGATGTGTGTGGAGGTGGCAAGTCGGTGGGAGGACAGCCTCTGGGAtggtccccagggcccagctggtCGGGTGCATGCGAGCCAAGCGCTCTGCTGCCTTGCCTGTGACTCCAACAGCGGCTGCAGCTTGGCCGGCCTCGGGCCTGGGCAGTGGGCCCGGCTGCTCCCTGCGCTGCACCGGTAGCAGCAGCGGCAGAGGGCCTGGACCGCCAGCCAGCAGGAGCGGGAGGGTCGGGGCGGGGAGGACTCTCCGTCACCCTCCACTGCTCCAGAAATTCAAACCAGACGGGGGGTGGCTGGGCGGCCCCACGCAAGTCCACTCAGCTATACCAGCGCTGGGCTGGGGTGGCAGGTGCTCCCCGCATCCTTCCCGAGTCCTGGCCTCGCTTCCATGCCACCAGGCCAGGCGGGGGACAAAGACCCCGGGCTGTCTGTGTGCCCCACCAGGCAGCCTGGGCCAGCAGCCGCCCCCTGGGCCAAGCTGGGCTGGAAACACTCTGCTAGCCTGGGCTGTCAGCTCCCTGTCCCCAGCCGGGGAATGAGGTGCTGGCGGCCACATGATTCATCACCAGGCCAATGCGCCCGCCCGCGGGACGGCGGCCCCCACCCAGCTCAGCACCTGCGGGCTGCCAGGAAGCACATGTGACCCCTCCAGGTCAGGCACTGTGCCGGGAGCCCCTGCGGGCGGCTGTGGGCAGACAGCCCCCGGCCCAGCTCTCCTGGGGGCTGCTCTGCCCCAAGGCCCAGCCTGTGGGATGAGCCAGCAGGGCCCCACCCCCGACGGCACCGGACACGGGCGGCCCGGGCTGCTGTGGGGCTGCGACGGTTCCGCTCTCGCTGggccgcccctccccctccccaaagTGGCTGCAGCTGTCAGGACCGTAGATTGGAACTGCAGGTACGCGCTGGCCCGCTGCCACCTCCTCCCGTGTCTGTCTGCGAGAGAGGAAGCCGGCCCACCTCTGGAATCCTTCACTCGCTCCTCGTTCCCTCTCCCACCTGTCCCCGGGGAGCGTGGGGTCAGCCGCCCTCGCTCGCTCACTCTCCTTCCCTGGCCCCTCTCCGATTACAATGCCGGCAGTGTTCGCTCAGCTCCCTGCACGCAGCTCCCGCCTGTCTCCGAGCCACTCGGCCCTCCTGCGTCTCCGCGTCCCCTGCTCCTCCCGGTGTTCAATCTCTGTCAGAGTGCATGGCCGGAGGGGGCGGCCGGGCGCCCAGGGCTCACCTGCTGCAGCTGAACCCACAGAAGGTTCCAGCAGGACGAATCCTGGTTGTCAGCAAAGAGGAGAAAGCCAGGTCCAGCCCCACAGGCCAGAGCCAGCTGAGGGGACCCCAGCAGGGGACGGGCCAGAAACAGAGCCCAATGGCTGTAGCCGGGTGGGCCAGGTGGGTACTCGGAGCCGCTTCCCAAGCCTCCTCCCTGAGACTCAGACAGCTCCGCAGAGGCCAGCAGATGTCCCCAGCGCCATCTGTCTGCCCCTCACAAAAGCCACGCTGGCCAGGCCCACTCCTGAGCCATCAGACACTGGTGGGCACAAGGCCCCTGTGCTGTCACTGCTTTGACCCCCAGCACCTCCATGACTTTCGGGGAGCCagcctgtccccacagggcccacagaatgggagaatgCAAGGGGCCTCCCCTGCTCCCAGGTCCTCAGACACCCAAGCCCCACCCACCCGCCCCTCTCCTGGGGCTGACGCCCTCTCCTAATGGGCGTTCCCAGGGGCACCCTGGCTCTCAGCTTCCTGCAGGCTGGGAGTGCTGAGGGTGGGTGCAGGCCGGGGCCCCTCACTGAGTGGCAATGGCCTGTTCTGAGTCCCATTATTCAAAGACAGAGCTGCTGCTTCAAGCTGGGCCTGGTCCCGGAAGCTCCACACCTGTCCCTAGCCACCCCCTCAAGCTCAGTCCCAAGTCTGGCCCACACACAGCACCCTTCCCTGTGGCCCCTTTCCCCAGTGAGACAGGCTTGGCCCGGGACACGGTACCAGTCCCTGCTCTACAGCCAGCACCCCTCGCCCAACCTTCCCTATAGAGCTTGCCCTCCAAGTACCACACCTCCAGTCCCAGGGCAAAACCCTCCTCTCAGGAGCCCCCTGACCCAGAGCCCTCCCACCCACCAGCCTGCCCAGGCTCCTGATACCATGGAACCTGGCGCCCAGGGGCACACAGCAGGCAGAGGCTCTGAAGAAGCCACCTCCACCTGCCAGCTGCTGCACAGCCCCTCAGGCCCCAAGAGACCCTACCCTGCACAGTCCCAGGATGCTCACGACACCTCATAAGGGCCAACTGCATCCCctgctgctccctcctccccagggggAATCTTCTCTCCCAACAAGGAAAATCGGACACAAACGGTGGCTCCTGGGAAGCCCCAAGCCTACACAGGGCAGAGGGGTAGCCAAGCACTGTGGCCTGGCTCAGAGCTGGAGCCGGGCAAAGGCCATCACACCCTCCGAGCCCTCAGGCCACCTGCGAGGCATTGGGTCTGCAGTGCAGGCTGGTGCCCCTCCCAAACAGGGCCAGCCGGGGGCACCAGTGGGAAGGGACCAGACCCAGAGCAGGCCGGTGGCCCCATTCGGAGGCTGGCCGCGGGGGTGGAAGGCCGCCAGGGAGGCTGAGAGGCGAGCAGGCTCAGTGCCGGGCGGGCGTCCCCACAAACAGCTTGGAAACCTGAGCCGACAGGCTCCCGCTGCCAGCAGCGACGCAGGCGCTCTGAGTGCCGGCCGCCCGGCCGGCTGGCGGGGGCGGGCGCCCCGGGAGGAGCGGGAGGCCGCCAGCACTGGAGGCAGCTGCCGGTTCAGTAGCTGGGAGAAGCCATTAACGGCGTTTGGCGAGAGAGCAGAGGGGACCGCGGGGCTCTGGATGCAGACAGGCCCCACCGTCCCTGCGGGATTCCCAGTTACCTCGAAGCCCCGCCCAGATCCCATGGTCCAggtcgggggaggggagggtgccGGGCCTCCCGGGCCTCCCAGCCCCTCCGGCCAGAGCTCACAGTGAACCCCTCGAGGGTTCACTGAACCCCTCACCCTGACCTGCTGCCTGGACACACAGGCCCAAGCCTGCTGGGCGGGCTCCTCCTCCGCCCACCGCacgcctcagtttctccagctgcTTGGGACAGACAGAAGGGGCCGCTGCCGCCAAGGCCGTGGCCCCTTCCCcaaccctcccccgcccccagggtCCCGGCGGCTGGATGAGATCACGTCTGTGAAGTGCGGTGCTTCGTTGAGGGGTGAGGTGGATACGTGGGGGCGGAGCAGGCACAGCTCTGCAAGGCTCCCCCATGGCCCAGGACCTGGGGTGCAGCGTGGGACATGAGTCTGGGGGAAGGACTGAGCAGGGCAAGCACATGGAAACAGGATGCAGGCATTCCACGGAAGGCCACGGGCACTCCCCAGTCAGTGTCTGGCTGGGGGTCCCCAAAACCAGGCCCAGCAAGAGGCCAGCAGTCAGAGCCCAGAGCCCCAGAGTGGCCGACCCAGGCCTCACATCTGGGGCCCTTGGCGGCACTTGCACCCACCACACGCCTGCCAGGCTCATGCCCCAGGTTCTCTCTCCCAGGAGCACATGTCCTGTCAGGACCCCCTGCTGCTGCCTGAGTGGGGTCCCTAGCACCATGGGCCACCTGCCAGGACACTGCCAGGACCGGGGGCTGCCCTGACATGAGTGGTGTTCCTGGGTCAGGGCCCCTCACAGCCACCAGCCGACTTCAGGGCTCCGTGACCCCCCCATGCCCTCTGGTCACCGCGGCCAGCACACATACCCCCTTCGCCCCGGCACCTGATGGGATCATCGCCACCCCAGCCTCCCAGGCCCCTTCCCCAAAGCCCACCCCACTTTGCTCAGATGGCAGAGACACAGCACAGCCTCAGGGGGAGACATGGGCGAGGAAGCGCACACTTCCCAGGGGACCCGACCCTCTCCCTCTGGCTCCTGAGAGCTGAGCTCTGCCGCCCCCTCGGGCCGGCAGCGGGCACTGCGCCTCCCTCCTGTCACTCAGGCCAACATATGGGATACTCATCGCAGGAGGAAGCAGCCCCGCAGCCCCCGCAGTGGCTCTGGGACAGGCCGGGGGGAGCACCGCCCCTGGGCAGGCCCAACACACCCCCTACCGCCCGCCCCGCACTCCATTTACAATCATCATCGATTTCTCAAAATACCAAATATAAAAAAGCAGCCGACAGGATGTGGCTGCCGACAGCCAGAGCCCCTGGGAGGGGGGAGACAGGCTGCACGGCCCCCCCGCGCAGAGTGCGCCCGCTGCTCCGGCCAGGaaaccaatttattttgttttgtctctgtTCTCTGAACGCACAGAGACCGGATCGGGCGGGCGGCCAAGGCTCCTGCAGCCGCTGCCAGGAGCGCGAGGATGGGGGTGGAAGCCGAGCAGGGGGGCCGcgcctccccaggccctgggcgCCCCTGACAGGCAGCAGGAAGCGCTCCTGAGGCCCAGGACCCTGTCCCTGTGGGCTGGCACCAAGGCtatcctccccagcccccaggccacACCTGGGGGACGCCTGCAGGGGCCACAGACCTGCCCAGTGGCCTGGATACACCAGGGCGGGACAGGTGGGCCCGCGCCACGGCCTCCTCAGGGGTCAGAGCTCCCAGCCCTCCTAATGGCACAGGGCAGCTGCCgtgcagcccccacccacccatcaGGACCTCTGGGGCCAGACAGAGCACCCCTAGCCCGACACCCCGCTCTTCCTACTTTTCCCTTCAGACCGTGAACTTGAGGGGCAACCAGATTCAGAGGCCCCGGCCCGCCTGACCTCGAGGACACCGGGCAGGGAAGGGGTAGAACAGGCGGGCCGCCTGCAGGAAGCTCAGAGCACTGCTGTCCTTGGTGCCCAGGACAGAGGTGAGCACAACCCCCACGGAGCACATGGGGACCCCAGGATCAGCCAGCCC encodes:
- the BOP1 gene encoding ribosome biogenesis protein BOP1, which codes for MAGARGAAREAAAGSRSEKRPPEPEPQPEEPSLLAPAPSLGDSSDSGLSDSDSEESVFSGLEDSGTDSSEYSAEGEDGASSSGEGHSVTEKTTEQQTAGTPSPKTEAARAQGDEYMQDSSDEEDVRNTVGNVPLEWYDDFPHVGYDLDGRRIYKPVRTRDELDQFLDRMDDPDYWRTVQDRMTGHDIRLTDEQVALVQRLQRGQFGDVSFDPYEPAVDFFSGDLMIHPVTNRPADKRSFIPSLVEKEKVSRMVHAIKMGWLQPRRPRDPTPSFYDLWAQEDPNAVLGRHRMHVPAPKLALPGHAESYNPPPEYLLSEEERLAWEQQEPSERKLNFLPHRFPSLRAVPAYHRFIQERFERCLDLYLCPRQRKMRVNVDPEDLIPKLPRPRDLQPFPTCQALVYRGHGDLVRCLSVSPGGQWLVSGSDDGSVRLWEVATARCMKTVPVGGVVKSVAWNPHPTMCLVAVAVEDAVLLLNPALGDHLAVGSTDQLLDAFTPPEEPAVQPARWLEASEGERQAGLRLRICHDKPVTQVTWHGRGDYMAVVLATQGHSQVLIHQLSRRRSQSPFRRSHGQVQCVAFHPARPFLLVASQRSVRLYHLLRQELTKKLLPNCKWVSSLAVHPAGDNLICGSYDSKLVWFDLDLSTKPYRVLRHHKKALRAVAFHPRYPLFASGSDDGSVIVCHGMVYNDLLQNPLLVPVKVLRGHTLTRDLGVLDVAFHPTQPWVFSSGADGTVRLFT
- the SCX gene encoding basic helix-loop-helix transcription factor scleraxis — translated: MLRSAPPGRYLYPEVSPLSEDEDRGSESSGSDEKPCRVHAARCGLQGARRRAGGRRAGGGPGPGGRPGREPRQRHTANARERDRTNSVNTAFTALRTLIPTEPADRKLSKIETLRLASSYISHLGNVLLVGEACGDGQPCHSGPAFFHAARAGSPPPPPARDGENAQPKQICTFCLSNQRKLSKDRDRKTAIRS